A stretch of the Vicinamibacterales bacterium genome encodes the following:
- a CDS encoding phospholipase D-like domain-containing protein — protein sequence MFELRLPRLVLVLAASLLALSAVHPVEAQAPVLPAQERLCDPAFEDCRADILTYIQQETVAIDMAYWMMTDARYANALVAAWNRGVRIRLLMDPRCAPAHPACVAQNDQLRLAGIPMRQRQASGILHWKAIIFVGQGQVEFAGTNYAPFEMSPEIPFVNYTDEIVAFTKEPSLVQSFMTKFDDMWISDDEFADHANVARPLTRSFPVSPIDPELNFPPDESFRSRSVAAYDAEDRRIDAVMFRITDGAHPEAMLRARQRGVDVRLITDETEYRNRARLMDAYYVDLLYAGGIPIRVDAHLGINHQKSVVLHGTGTSIIGSSNWTDASDRSQREHNYFTVKPWIFEWLTAQFERKWTNGSGFAETKPFVPLPPDAPVPQAPAQGAAAVPVTGAALSWYAGVWAHKYDIYFGTSPDPPLLHANLPLGPSQSGGDHRTVALPALDPGTTYYWKVVSKTMANVTAAGPVHAFTTAGAATDAVTPSVTITVVRRPYLQQPTASSMVIVWATRESGAASVRYGAAAGSTRTSASATSRLVTAAASGLSFDYYQHSATLTGLSASTTYAYQPMVGTAAAGPETTFKTAPPSGGGSISFIAFADSGTGSAEQRQLADVMSRDAFDLAVHAGDIAYGNSGGTGDATYATYQSYFFDVYNWLPAKPFVPVEGNHDSRPSNGDGKAYLDIFELPRNGASSAFPDHAERYYSFDYGPVHFVALDTEFAFQDTTRRAEQLRWLDADLRSTTQPWIVAVLHRAPYSSGGEHGSSLDVRAAFGPLFERYGVDVVLSAHEHTYERTVPIRESTNTADAFVTYIVTGGGGAPLYPAGTSSWTAFSASIHQYMKIAADACTLTLNAVGLSGAAADSASIDRCGGQPGTLPAGWSHADVGNTGAAGSATASGGTFTVTGAGADVWGTADAFHYAYRTLDGDGSIVARVSTIQNVNAWTKAGVMIRNSLSPSAAQAFMVVAASPLKGVPFQRRPVDGGASVSTSGSQSTAPRWVKLVRAGNLITGYESADGVTWTTVGSDTFAMGSTVLVGLAVSSHVTGVNATATFDNVTVTATAPPPPNVPPAVSITAPASGARFTAPAAVTVTAAASDSDGTVARVDFFAGSTAIGTATTAPYSVTWSGVPAGTYTITAIATDNASAQTTSSAVTITVDAAPPASTLPSGWSHADIGNTGAAGDAGAAGGTFTVKGAGADVWGTADAFQYAYRTLTGDGSIVARVATIENVNAWTKAGVMIRNSTSPSAAHAFMVVAASPLKGVPFQRRTADGGGSTSTAGSQSTAPRWVKLVRTGNVITGYESPDGVAWTAVSSDTFAMGQTVLIGLAVSSHVTGVNATATFDNVTVAAASAPPPPAPALPDGWTHADVGYTGVTGDATAANGTFTVTGGGADVWGTADALQYAYRTLTGDGTIVARVATIQNVHAWTKAGVMIRNSNSPSAAQAFMLVAASATKGVPFQRRTSDGNITVSTAGSQSTVPRWVKLVRAGNVITGYESPDGLTWTMVGSDTFAMGPTVLIGLGVSSHVSGVSATATFDNVTITPGG from the coding sequence ATGTTCGAACTCCGGCTCCCCCGTCTGGTTCTCGTCCTTGCTGCGTCGCTGCTCGCGCTGAGCGCCGTCCATCCCGTCGAAGCGCAGGCGCCCGTCCTCCCCGCGCAGGAGCGCCTCTGCGATCCCGCGTTCGAGGACTGCCGCGCCGACATCCTCACCTACATCCAGCAGGAAACCGTCGCCATCGACATGGCCTACTGGATGATGACCGACGCGCGCTACGCCAACGCGCTGGTCGCGGCATGGAACCGCGGCGTCAGGATCCGGCTGCTGATGGATCCGCGCTGCGCCCCGGCGCACCCGGCCTGCGTGGCGCAGAACGATCAGCTCCGCCTCGCCGGCATCCCGATGCGGCAGCGCCAGGCGAGCGGCATCCTGCACTGGAAGGCGATCATCTTCGTCGGCCAGGGGCAGGTCGAGTTCGCCGGCACCAACTACGCGCCGTTCGAGATGTCGCCGGAGATCCCGTTCGTCAACTACACCGACGAGATCGTCGCCTTCACCAAAGAGCCGTCGCTGGTGCAGAGCTTCATGACGAAGTTCGACGACATGTGGATCAGCGACGACGAGTTCGCCGATCACGCGAACGTCGCCCGGCCGCTGACGCGCAGCTTCCCGGTCTCGCCGATCGACCCGGAGCTGAACTTTCCGCCCGACGAGAGCTTCCGCAGCCGCTCCGTCGCCGCCTACGACGCCGAAGACCGCCGGATCGACGCGGTGATGTTCCGGATCACGGACGGCGCGCATCCGGAGGCGATGCTGCGCGCCCGGCAGCGGGGCGTCGACGTCCGGCTGATCACCGACGAGACCGAATACCGCAACCGCGCCCGGCTGATGGACGCCTACTACGTCGATCTGCTGTACGCCGGCGGCATTCCGATCCGGGTCGACGCGCATCTCGGGATCAACCACCAGAAGTCGGTCGTGCTGCACGGCACGGGGACCTCGATCATCGGCTCGTCCAACTGGACCGACGCGTCCGATCGGAGCCAGCGCGAGCACAACTACTTCACGGTGAAGCCGTGGATCTTCGAGTGGCTGACGGCGCAGTTCGAGCGCAAGTGGACCAACGGCAGCGGGTTCGCCGAGACCAAGCCGTTCGTCCCGCTGCCGCCGGACGCGCCGGTGCCGCAGGCTCCGGCGCAGGGCGCCGCCGCCGTGCCGGTCACCGGCGCCGCGCTCTCGTGGTACGCAGGCGTCTGGGCCCATAAATACGACATCTACTTCGGCACCTCGCCCGACCCGCCGCTGCTGCACGCGAACCTGCCGCTCGGCCCCAGCCAGTCCGGCGGCGATCACCGCACCGTCGCGCTGCCGGCGCTCGATCCCGGCACGACCTACTACTGGAAGGTCGTCTCGAAGACGATGGCGAACGTGACCGCCGCGGGTCCGGTGCACGCCTTCACGACCGCCGGGGCGGCGACGGACGCGGTGACGCCGAGCGTGACGATCACCGTGGTGCGGCGGCCCTACCTGCAGCAGCCCACGGCCAGCTCGATGGTGATCGTGTGGGCGACGCGCGAGTCCGGCGCCGCATCCGTCCGCTACGGCGCGGCGGCCGGCTCGACGCGCACGTCCGCGTCCGCGACGTCGCGCCTGGTGACCGCGGCCGCCAGCGGCCTGTCGTTCGATTACTACCAGCACAGCGCGACGCTCACCGGGCTGTCGGCCAGCACCACCTACGCGTACCAGCCGATGGTGGGCACCGCCGCCGCGGGGCCGGAAACGACCTTCAAGACCGCCCCGCCGAGCGGCGGCGGATCGATCTCGTTCATCGCGTTCGCCGACAGCGGCACCGGGTCCGCCGAACAGCGGCAGCTCGCGGACGTGATGTCGCGCGACGCGTTCGACCTCGCCGTCCACGCCGGCGACATCGCCTACGGCAACAGCGGCGGCACCGGCGACGCGACCTATGCCACCTACCAGTCGTACTTCTTCGACGTCTACAACTGGCTGCCGGCGAAGCCGTTCGTGCCGGTGGAGGGGAACCACGACAGCCGCCCGAGCAACGGCGACGGCAAGGCGTATCTCGACATCTTCGAGCTGCCGCGCAACGGCGCGTCCAGCGCGTTCCCCGATCACGCCGAGCGGTATTACAGCTTCGACTACGGGCCGGTGCACTTCGTGGCGCTCGACACCGAGTTCGCCTTCCAGGACACGACCCGGCGAGCCGAGCAGCTGCGCTGGCTCGACGCCGACCTGCGATCGACCACCCAGCCATGGATCGTCGCCGTGCTGCACCGCGCGCCGTACAGCTCCGGCGGGGAGCACGGATCGTCACTCGACGTGCGCGCGGCGTTCGGGCCGCTGTTCGAGCGCTACGGCGTCGACGTCGTCCTGTCGGCGCACGAGCACACCTACGAGCGCACCGTGCCGATCCGCGAGAGCACCAACACCGCCGACGCGTTCGTCACCTACATCGTGACCGGCGGCGGGGGCGCGCCGCTCTATCCGGCCGGCACCAGCAGCTGGACGGCCTTCAGCGCCTCGATCCACCAGTACATGAAGATCGCCGCGGACGCGTGCACGCTCACCCTCAACGCGGTGGGGCTGAGCGGCGCCGCGGCCGATTCGGCCAGCATCGATCGCTGCGGCGGCCAGCCAGGCACGCTGCCGGCGGGCTGGAGCCACGCCGACGTCGGCAACACCGGCGCGGCCGGTTCGGCGACGGCGAGCGGCGGAACCTTCACCGTCACCGGCGCGGGGGCGGACGTCTGGGGCACCGCGGACGCCTTCCACTACGCGTACCGCACGCTCGACGGCGACGGCTCGATCGTCGCGCGCGTGAGCACGATTCAGAACGTCAACGCCTGGACCAAGGCCGGCGTCATGATCCGCAACTCGCTGTCGCCGTCCGCGGCGCAGGCGTTCATGGTGGTGGCGGCGTCGCCGCTGAAGGGCGTGCCGTTCCAGCGGCGGCCCGTCGACGGCGGCGCCAGCGTCAGCACGTCCGGCAGCCAGAGCACCGCGCCGCGCTGGGTGAAGCTGGTCCGCGCCGGCAATCTGATCACCGGCTACGAATCGGCGGACGGCGTGACGTGGACCACGGTCGGCAGCGACACGTTCGCGATGGGCTCGACGGTCCTGGTCGGACTCGCCGTCTCGAGCCACGTGACCGGCGTCAACGCGACCGCCACGTTCGACAACGTGACGGTGACGGCAACAGCGCCGCCGCCGCCGAACGTTCCGCCGGCGGTGTCGATTACCGCGCCGGCGTCAGGCGCGCGCTTCACCGCACCGGCCGCGGTGACGGTGACGGCTGCCGCGTCCGACAGCGACGGCACGGTCGCCAGGGTGGATTTCTTCGCCGGCAGCACGGCGATCGGGACCGCCACCACCGCACCGTACTCGGTGACCTGGTCCGGCGTTCCTGCGGGCACCTACACGATCACCGCGATCGCCACGGACAACGCGTCGGCGCAGACGACGTCGAGCGCGGTCACCATTACGGTCGATGCGGCGCCGCCGGCCTCGACGCTGCCGAGCGGCTGGAGCCACGCGGATATCGGCAACACCGGCGCCGCCGGCGACGCCGGCGCCGCGGGCGGCACGTTCACGGTGAAGGGGGCCGGCGCCGACGTGTGGGGCACCGCGGACGCGTTCCAGTACGCCTATCGCACGCTGACCGGGGACGGCTCGATCGTCGCGCGGGTGGCGACGATCGAGAACGTGAACGCCTGGACGAAAGCCGGCGTCATGATCCGCAATTCCACCTCGCCGTCGGCGGCGCACGCGTTCATGGTCGTCGCCGCGTCGCCGCTCAAGGGGGTGCCGTTCCAGCGCCGCACGGCGGACGGCGGCGGCAGCACGAGTACGGCGGGCAGCCAGTCGACCGCGCCGCGCTGGGTGAAGCTGGTGCGCACCGGCAACGTCATCACCGGCTACGAATCGCCCGACGGCGTCGCGTGGACGGCGGTGAGCAGCGACACCTTCGCGATGGGGCAGACGGTGCTGATCGGCCTTGCCGTCTCGAGCCACGTGACCGGCGTCAACGCGACGGCGACGTTCGACAACGTGACGGTCGCGGCGGCGAGCGCTCCCCCGCCGCCTGCACCCGCGCTTCCCGACGGATGGACGCACGCCGACGTCGGATACACCGGCGTCACCGGCGACGCGACCGCGGCGAACGGCACCTTCACCGTGACCGGCGGCGGCGCCGACGTGTGGGGCACGGCCGATGCCCTCCAGTACGCCTACCGCACGCTCACCGGCGACGGCACCATCGTCGCGCGCGTCGCGACGATCCAGAACGTGCACGCGTGGACCAAGGCGGGGGTCATGATCCGCAATTCCAACTCGCCGTCGGCGGCCCAGGCGTTCATGCTGGTCGCCGCGTCGGCGACCAAAGGCGTGCCGTTCCAGCGGCGCACGTCGGACGGCAACATCACCGTCAGCACCGCCGGCAGCCAGTCCACCGTGCCGCGCTGGGTGAAGCTGGTGCGCGCCGGCAACGTCATCACCGGCTACGAGTCCCCCGACGGCCTCACGTGGACGATGGTCGGCAGCGATACGTTCGCCATGGGCCCGACCGTGCTGATCGGCCTGGGCGTGTCGAGCCACGTCAGCGGCGTCAGCGCGACCGCGACCTTCGACAACGTGACGATCACGCCCGGCGGCTGA
- a CDS encoding rhomboid family intramembrane serine protease produces the protein MPTPLFALFVLAAAAIYFMTPEERTRLLRACIAALKNAAHAATHPAKPDDPFIDLLRTRTRWVVVTPLLVVVHVLVFMQMASAPGAISDPQTAIEWGANFAPRTTNNEWQRLIVSTFLHAGLLHLLATIAGLLLLGFVLERIVGRVTFAAIYAASGLAASVVSLWTTTPTAITLGPSGAIFGVYGLLLASLVWTIVERPPVPIPLPVVKACAAAAVPFFLYNGLTDHLSSTAELAGCATGLIGGLLTVRGLTREKPPLTRTAVLAAATAAVAIAAALPLRGITDFRPHIAQIASLEERTTTTYDQAVSEFRLGRLSAKRLAQLIDRTILPDLQGVKKRLSEVRGVPREQQPLVDAADAYLKLREQSWRRRADALLRSNLGMLREAERTERSALEAFQKIGSLSAAGAT, from the coding sequence ATGCCTACGCCGCTCTTTGCGCTGTTCGTCCTCGCCGCAGCGGCGATTTACTTCATGACCCCCGAGGAACGGACGCGTCTGCTCCGGGCCTGCATCGCGGCGCTGAAGAACGCGGCGCATGCCGCGACGCATCCCGCCAAGCCTGACGACCCGTTCATCGACCTGCTGCGCACGCGAACGCGCTGGGTGGTCGTGACGCCGCTGCTCGTCGTCGTGCACGTGCTGGTCTTCATGCAGATGGCGTCCGCACCGGGCGCGATCTCCGACCCGCAGACGGCGATCGAGTGGGGGGCGAACTTCGCGCCGCGCACCACCAACAACGAGTGGCAGCGGCTGATCGTCTCGACGTTCCTTCACGCCGGCCTGCTGCACCTGCTCGCCACGATTGCCGGATTGCTCCTCCTCGGGTTCGTCCTCGAGCGCATCGTCGGCCGGGTGACCTTTGCGGCGATCTACGCGGCCTCCGGCCTGGCGGCGAGCGTCGTCAGCCTGTGGACGACGACGCCGACGGCCATCACGCTCGGGCCGTCGGGCGCGATCTTCGGCGTCTATGGGCTGCTGCTCGCGTCGCTCGTCTGGACGATCGTCGAACGGCCGCCGGTGCCGATTCCGCTGCCGGTGGTGAAGGCCTGCGCGGCCGCGGCGGTGCCGTTCTTCCTCTACAACGGGCTGACGGATCATTTGAGCAGCACGGCGGAACTGGCCGGTTGTGCGACCGGGCTGATCGGCGGCCTGCTGACGGTCCGCGGCCTGACGCGCGAGAAGCCGCCGCTGACGCGCACCGCCGTGCTCGCCGCGGCCACCGCGGCGGTGGCGATCGCGGCGGCATTGCCGCTCCGCGGCATCACCGACTTCCGCCCGCACATCGCGCAGATCGCGTCGCTCGAAGAGCGGACCACGACCACCTACGATCAGGCGGTGAGCGAGTTCCGGCTGGGACGGCTGTCGGCGAAGCGGCTGGCGCAGTTGATCGATCGCACCATCCTGCCTGACCTGCAGGGCGTGAAGAAGCGGCTGAGCGAAGTGCGCGGCGTGCCGCGCGAGCAGCAGCCGCTGGTCGACGCTGCGGACGCCTACCTGAAGCTGCGCGAGCAGTCGTGGCGGCGGCGCGCCGACGCGCTGCTCCGCTCGAACCTCGGCATGCTCCGCGAAGCGGAACGCACCGAGCGCTCGGCGCTGGAGGCGTTCCAGAAGATCGGTTCGCTGAGCGCCGCCGGCGCTACTTGA
- a CDS encoding prolyl oligopeptidase family serine peptidase, translated as MVRLSAACLFAALLLTAAPARAQSTCDPDALQTSGSIYRICMPPPDQYNGMLVVWAHGFQDAGTPVSIPEDQLCIGDFCIPEVINGLGFGFATNSYRKTGMAIAQGKEDIIDLVSVFAAQKGQPQKVFLVGASEGGVITALALEQRPDIFSAGLAACGPVGNFPAQINYFGDARATFEVFFPGVIPGDPFNPDPDLLAIWPDYYEFVVKPIVMAPANRSRLDQWVRVARLPYDADDYLFTVEQSVEDALRYSVVNLLDAVATIGGFPFDNSKRYYTGSSSDVLLNLLVPRRAASPAALAAMNSPAYSTSGVLQRPLITLHTLRDQQVPYWHEQIYALKTLASGSYLTRHLNIPIDRFEHCNFTTDEVLASFAIMLFYDGLIAEVSGTGSFLTPSQLAAFEARTRAVGLLTRRAGTSLQLKLK; from the coding sequence ATGGTTCGTCTGTCCGCCGCATGCCTGTTCGCCGCCCTGTTGCTGACCGCCGCGCCGGCGCGCGCGCAATCCACCTGCGATCCCGACGCGCTGCAGACCAGCGGCTCGATCTACCGCATCTGCATGCCGCCGCCCGATCAGTACAACGGCATGCTGGTGGTCTGGGCGCACGGCTTCCAGGACGCCGGCACGCCGGTCAGCATTCCGGAAGATCAACTGTGCATCGGCGACTTCTGCATCCCGGAAGTGATCAACGGCCTCGGCTTCGGGTTCGCCACCAACAGCTACCGCAAGACCGGGATGGCGATCGCGCAGGGGAAAGAGGACATCATCGACCTGGTGAGCGTCTTCGCGGCGCAGAAGGGCCAGCCGCAGAAGGTCTTCCTCGTCGGCGCGTCGGAAGGCGGGGTCATCACGGCGCTCGCGCTCGAGCAGCGGCCCGACATCTTCTCCGCCGGTCTCGCGGCGTGCGGCCCGGTCGGCAACTTCCCGGCGCAGATCAACTACTTCGGCGACGCGCGCGCGACCTTCGAGGTGTTCTTCCCCGGCGTGATCCCCGGCGATCCGTTCAACCCGGATCCGGACCTGCTCGCGATCTGGCCCGACTACTACGAGTTCGTCGTCAAGCCGATCGTGATGGCGCCGGCGAATCGCAGCCGGCTCGATCAGTGGGTCCGCGTCGCGCGGCTGCCGTACGACGCCGACGACTATCTCTTCACGGTGGAGCAGTCGGTCGAGGACGCGCTCCGCTACAGCGTCGTCAATCTGCTCGACGCCGTGGCGACCATCGGCGGATTTCCGTTCGACAACTCGAAGCGCTACTACACCGGGTCGAGCAGCGACGTGCTGCTGAACCTGCTGGTGCCGCGCCGCGCGGCGAGTCCGGCGGCGCTGGCGGCGATGAACTCGCCGGCGTATTCGACCAGCGGCGTGCTGCAGCGGCCGCTGATCACGCTGCACACGCTGCGCGACCAGCAGGTGCCGTACTGGCACGAACAGATTTACGCGCTGAAGACGCTGGCATCGGGCTCGTACCTGACGCGCCACCTGAACATCCCGATCGATCGCTTCGAGCACTGCAACTTCACCACCGACGAGGTGCTCGCCAGCTTTGCGATCATGCTGTTCTACGACGGACTGATCGCGGAGGTGTCAGGCACGGGCTCGTTCCTGACGCCGTCGCAGCTCGCCGCATTCGAGGCGCGCACGCGCGCGGTGGGCCTGCTGACCCGGCGGGCCGGGACGTCGCTGCAGTTGAAGCTCAAGTAG
- a CDS encoding SagB family peptide dehydrogenase, translated as MPVRFRRSPFLVGYWKDARLLVHNYASGRAAAIGPDVWRTLDACAEWQTVQQLSGRLGVDPQRLRRLVRALTACSLLQRSDRPPDPRDAAMSALETWNPAAGFFHAATKQVRFLAPAAATAMANRRARERRMPPPTKRIRGAATVPLPSPDYAGAFPQVVLARRTWRRFGRAPISLEDVATTLALAVGVQHWVPTRFGRLPLKTSPSGGARHPIEAYLCARRVRGLRPGLYHYASDAHRLERIRGGDMTARLKAWMPRSRYFAQAAFVVVLTAVLERQVWRYPYARAYRAALAEAGHVCQTFCLAATWRGLAPFCLMGLNDPLIEQDLGIDGVSETVLYVAGAGTRPRGATWAPRVRGTLERRRNPAFG; from the coding sequence GTGCCCGTTCGCTTTCGCCGATCGCCCTTCCTGGTCGGCTACTGGAAGGACGCGCGGCTGCTGGTGCACAACTACGCCAGCGGCCGCGCCGCCGCGATCGGGCCGGACGTCTGGCGCACCCTCGACGCCTGCGCCGAGTGGCAGACCGTCCAGCAACTCAGCGGCCGCCTGGGCGTCGACCCGCAGCGGCTCCGCCGCCTCGTCCGCGCCCTGACCGCCTGTTCGCTGCTGCAGCGCTCCGACCGCCCGCCTGACCCGCGAGACGCCGCGATGAGCGCGCTGGAAACCTGGAACCCCGCGGCCGGGTTCTTCCATGCGGCCACCAAACAGGTACGGTTCCTCGCCCCGGCGGCCGCGACCGCGATGGCCAACCGGCGTGCGCGGGAGCGGCGGATGCCGCCGCCGACGAAGAGGATTCGCGGCGCGGCCACGGTTCCCCTGCCATCGCCCGATTACGCGGGCGCGTTCCCCCAGGTCGTGCTGGCCCGCCGGACCTGGCGGCGGTTCGGACGCGCTCCGATCTCGCTCGAAGACGTGGCGACCACACTGGCGCTGGCGGTCGGCGTGCAGCACTGGGTGCCCACGAGATTCGGTCGTCTCCCCCTCAAGACCTCGCCGTCCGGCGGCGCCCGCCACCCGATCGAAGCCTATCTGTGCGCGCGGCGGGTGCGAGGCCTCAGGCCGGGGCTGTACCACTATGCGTCGGACGCGCATCGGCTGGAGCGGATCCGCGGGGGGGACATGACGGCGCGGCTGAAGGCGTGGATGCCTCGGAGCCGCTACTTCGCCCAGGCGGCGTTCGTCGTCGTGCTGACCGCCGTCCTCGAGCGGCAGGTCTGGCGCTATCCCTATGCGCGGGCGTACCGGGCCGCGCTGGCGGAGGCGGGCCACGTCTGCCAGACCTTCTGCCTGGCCGCCACCTGGCGCGGTCTGGCGCCGTTCTGCCTCATGGGGCTGAACGACCCTCTGATCGAGCAGGACCTTGGGATCGACGGGGTCAGCGAGACCGTGTTGTACGTGGCCGGGGCCGGGACGCGGCCGCGCGGCGCCACCTGGGCGCCGAGGGTCCGTGGAACCCTGGAACGCCGGCGAAACCCCGCCTTCGGCTAG